The genomic stretch TAAGGGGGGacatataaaaaaaacacccTTGTTGCTGTGTATTTCAATTTACCAATCCTAGTGTCAGCCTGCGTCCTGGAGCCTAAATCCTAATAACCAATGATATCAAACTTTTTTGACTTGTGCCCAgccaataaaaaaaatatatgCCCGAATCCTATCAGTACCCAAACGCTACCCAAAGGCTGTCCCAAATACACAATCTGTTATTCCAACTCCGTTCCAAAATCCCAAAGCTGCATGTGTGTAGAATGCAGCTTATAAACCCCATTTCCCCTAGTTGCCTAGTAATTGTCCCGTAATGATTGACGCCTAAAATTCGATAGActgacaaaaaaaaaaaagaaaaaaaaaagagaaatcTCAAGGCTGCAAAGGTGCTGCTCAGGAGATAAGCATGGCATCGTCCCTGCGAACAAACTTTCCCTCCCCAGCAACTTTCCACGTCGCACCCGCCGCGAAGATGACATATCGGACAGCCTGCTCCCAGGCTTCCCTATCGATGGCGTCGCCACTCTCAAAGCACTGCAGGCTGTTCCACAGCCCCAGCGGCGGCGGGTCGAATACTGCCATGACCAGCTGTGCATAGGCCGTGTTGCGCTCCATCCACAGATCCGAAATGTCCATGGCGGGGTGGCGGTAGTCGTCCTCGGCGAAGCTGGGCGCCCGCGGCACGATCTGGATGTAGAAGCGCTCGAGGGCTGGGACGCGAGGGATgaggatgttgttgatgtggTTGGCGAgcgggaagatggcgatgtaGGAAAAGGAGCGGATGGTGGTTTGCAGCAGGGGCTGCATGGATTCGTCGCCAGAGTCCAAGAGGGCGGGCAGGAGAGAAGGGGGCGTGTGGTGGAAGTATTCGTATGTGGTGTAGACTTTGACGGAGGATCCTTCGTTGAGGAGCATGGAGGCCCATGGGCGGATGCTGAACAGCGAGCAATGGCTGGTTGCTGGTGTTTGTGCTCTGCCCGATGGCGGGAGATTCGGTGACGCCATTGTCGAATCGTCAATGCTGGTCAAGTTTTGTTGGCGCTGGTCCGCGGGCCTCGACAGGGAGAGAATGTGAAACCGTTGACGGAAGATCCAGGCCCCAGACAGGTTGATTGGCCGCCCTAGTAACGATGCAAGAATGGCCGGGGAGCTGATGAGGTTGATGGACAGGAGGTCCAGTTTGTCAAAGATGGTGTGCCAAAGCCAATCGTTGGACTGGCACTTTGAAGTTGTGTCGGGAGTTGATTCAGGGGCTACGAGACCG from Trichoderma atroviride chromosome 3, complete sequence encodes the following:
- a CDS encoding uncharacterized protein (EggNog:ENOG41); its protein translation is MAPTTISQLPSELLLYIFDFLHEPPASDQRHYDDPAHISRPIAADGKPNQYSTSPHDDLNHFRGNIKSASLVCHLWRRCLLPLLFRDIVWRFQHIIRPSERQDPLHAVEELEFLRFLTRAGLARCVDNLTIIIDYPESEVGEDAMHHANWGVLPSHCPAPDNRGFNNGLVAPESTPDTTSKCQSNDWLWHTIFDKLDLLSINLISSPAILASLLGRPINLSGAWIFRQRFHILSLSRPADQRQQNLTSIDDSTMASPNLPPSGRAQTPATSHCSLFSIRPWASMLLNEGSSVKVYTTYEYFHHTPPSLLPALLDSGDESMQPLLQTTIRSFSYIAIFPLANHINNILIPRVPALERFYIQIVPRAPSFAEDDYRHPAMDISDLWMERNTAYAQLVMAVFDPPPLGLWNSLQCFESGDAIDREAWEQAVRYVIFAAGATWKVAGEGKFVRRDDAMLIS